The sequence CAATCAGGTGGTTAGTGGAGAGATGCCATTCTTACAGGCACTTGCAATTGCCGGGATTCCCAAGGTTGCGGCGACCTCCGCCGGCGGAAGCCCCTGGAGACCGGTGAACTTTCTTGCTCAGGATTTCCCAATCTGGTGCTCCAGCTGCGAGGTCATGGGTTTTGTCGCAGGCATCAAAAAATCTTCAAGCTTCATAACACCCCTTTGGAGCGGCCTGCTGCGGATCGGATCCCCAACCGTGCAGATTCGTTGCCGAATGATCTGATGATGGATTCCACCCCGTTCCAGCTGCATGGCAAACGATTGCTTCCGGCCAACACTCACCGGACAGGTAAAAACAGAACCGCCATCGGGAAAGGGGTTGATCCGGACGATGATCATGGGCTTGCCTTGCCGTGTGATCGATTTGACAGATCTGCCAACGAAGCTCTTGAGCAGGCTCACTTCGTTGGATAGGGTCTTCGGCGGAATCCGCACCCACCGAGTCATTCCCTCGGGTCGATTCGCTCGCCAGTCGCACGCATCTGATCCCGGCCCACAACGATTCCCATGTCGCCGCTGACATACCTGCTGCTTTTCCTGGCCGGCTTCTGCGGAGGATTCATCGACTCTATCGCAGGCGGTGGCGGCCTCATCACCGTCCCCGCACTGCTGGCCGCCGGATTGCCCCCTCAGATCGCGCTGGGCACCAACAAGCTCCAATCCTCCTTCGGCACGTCCATGGCCGCCCTGCGCTATGCCCGCGCCGGGCTCATGGATACGCCGGGGCTGAAACACGCGGCCTGCCTGGCCTTCTTCGCCAGCATGGGCGGTGCGCTCGCCGTCACCATGCTCGACAAGGAGCTGCTCAGGCTAGCCGTCCCATGGATGCTGGCCGCCGTGGCCGTTTACACCGCGCTCAACCGCCGTTTCGGAATCCACCCCGGACATGCCAAGCTGCCACCAATCCTCTTCGCCTTCGTCTTCGGGATCTCGCTGGGCTTTTACGACGGCTTCTTCGGCCCCGGCACCGGATCGTTCTGGATGGTGGCGCTGGTCGCGCTACTCGGCCTGGATCTGCGCGCCGCGACTGGTTACACAAAAGCCACCAACCTCGCCAGCAACCTCGGGGCGCTGGCGTTTTTCCTCGCGGCTGGCTCCATCCATCTCGGTGCCGGCGGGGTCATGATCGCCGGCCAACTGCTCGGCGCACGGCTGGGCTCCGGCCTTGTCCTTAAAAATGGGGCCGCTTTCATCCGCCCCATCTTCCTCGCCGTGGTTTTCGCCATGACCATCAAGCTGCTGTGGGATGCGATGGCGGGGTGACCCGCATGGCAACCGTCTCCCCGGATGTGCCCAAAAGACTGCATTGCCATGCCACAGGATGGCTCATACCATCCGGCCAACCTCAGGATAGAACATGATGAAACGAAGATCATTCATAGCTCTCGCAACATCGGCTCCCATCGGGTTGGCCCTCTCCGCGGAGAATCAGGAAGCCGTTGTTTTTGCAACCAAGCTCAATGAGGCAAAGGAAGCGTGGCATGGTAAAACGGAGGACGTTGAATCAGGTGTTTTTGTCTCAACCGATGGCAATCTCCGCCTCGAGGTCTCGCTGATCGGAAAGAACGAACACATCGAGGAAAAGTCCGTGGAAACCGAGGACGGGGTTGAAACGATCTACGTTTACAATGGCGAAAGACTGCCCCGGTGGGTTCATCCGCAGGATGGGGTGATCAAGCAGTTCCGTTTTTTCTGGGACAATGGGGAAATCCCCATCGAGAAACGTTTCTGGAACGATTTCGGCGGATGCAGGATCGGACAAACCACGGTATCCAAGGAAAGCATCCCTGATGACCTCATGATCGAGTTTGAGGATTTTTTGGGAAATCTCGACGGCCCCAAGGTGATCCTGTCCGCAGATGGCGGCACCGCCCTCATCCACTGGCGAATCATCGACATGGATGCCTGCTGCGGACATCGCGCCGATGTGCGGTGGATCATCTCCAGAAGCGGCGCGGTCATGAGACACCGGCACACGACACCCAGCGCTTGCTAGATGGTGAATCGCGACCGCTCATTTAGCGCTTCAAGTTTCTGAAACGGCGCTTACCTTCCGCGCCATGCGACTCGACGACACCTTCGCCACCCTGAAAGCCAATGGCCGGAAAGCCTTCATCGCCTACGTGGCGGCGGGTGACCCCAGCTTCGACCTCTCGCTGGAGGTGATGCATGCGCTCGCGGAAACCGGTGCGGATGTCATTGAGCTCGGCCTGCCGTTTTCCGATCCGCTTGCGGACGGGATCGTCAACCAGATGGCCGCCGACCGCGCCCTCAAAGCCGGGATGACGACAAAGCGCACGCTGGACCTGATCCGCGCCTTCCGGGAAACAGACACCCAGACCCCCATCGTCCTGTTCACCTATTTGAACCCGATTTTCACCTACGGCTTCGCAAAATTCCAGCAGGACGCGGCAGCGGCCGGGGCGGACGGGGTTCTGCTCCTTGACTTGCCGCCGGATGAGGCGGAACTGTCAGGGGAACTGGCGGAAAACAAGTCCCTCTCCCACATCCGGCTCATCGCACCGTCCACCCCACCGGAGCGTGTGAAAATGCTCGCCGCGCAGGCTGAGGGCTTCATCTACGCGCTTTCCCGCAGCGGGGTGACCGGCGGGCACTCGGCACCTGCGGAGACCATTCCGGCCCAGGTCGCGGCGATCAAGGCGCACACGGAAGTGCCTGTCTGCGTCGGCTTCGGCATCTCGAACCCGGAACAGGCAGCCATGGTCGCGAAATCGGCGGATGGGATCATCGTTGGATCCGCCATCGTCAAACAGGTGGAGCTCAACCAGCAAAAACCCGCCGAGGCGGTGCGGGCATTCACAAAGCCGCTCATCGATGCCATCCGCTGAGCGGCTCACATAGGGTTTGGAATTTCGGATTCCGCGCCTAGTATCCCTTCCGCATGCTTCTCCACTTCTACAAAATGAACGGCGCCGGGAATGACTTCATCGTCATCGACAACCGCGACCTCACCATCTCCCTCGACGAGGACACCATCGCCGCCCTCTGCGACCGCCACCGCGGCATCGGTGCCGACGGCCTGCTCGCCGTGGAACCCGCAGAAAAAGGGGCCGACTACAAATTCCGCTACTACAACGCCGATGGCGGCGAAGCGGAGATGTGCGGCAACGGCGCGCGCTGTTTCGGGTTTTTCACCGCTCACCTCTCGGAACAGGAGGAACTCCCCTCCTCCGTCTCGTTCGAGACCATCGCCGGCACGCTCACCGCGGAGATCGTTGGCGATGATGTCCGCATCGCCATGTCGGAACCCAAGGATCTCGCAATCAAGACCGGTGCGAGCATCGAGAATTTCCACGATGACATTCATTTCATAAACACCGGTGTGCCCCACGCCGTCGCCTTCGTGGATGACTTGGAAAACACCGATGTCTTCAACCACGGCCGCGCGATCCGCGAGCATCGGCATTTCGCCCCCGCAGGGACCAATGCGAACTTCGCGAAGGTTCTGGCCCCTGACCACATCGCCATCCGCACCTATGAGCGCGGAGTCGAGGACGAGACCCTTGCCTGCGGCACCGGCATGGTCGCC comes from Akkermansiaceae bacterium and encodes:
- a CDS encoding TSUP family transporter; translated protein: MSPLTYLLLFLAGFCGGFIDSIAGGGGLITVPALLAAGLPPQIALGTNKLQSSFGTSMAALRYARAGLMDTPGLKHAACLAFFASMGGALAVTMLDKELLRLAVPWMLAAVAVYTALNRRFGIHPGHAKLPPILFAFVFGISLGFYDGFFGPGTGSFWMVALVALLGLDLRAATGYTKATNLASNLGALAFFLAAGSIHLGAGGVMIAGQLLGARLGSGLVLKNGAAFIRPIFLAVVFAMTIKLLWDAMAG
- a CDS encoding tryptophan synthase subunit alpha; protein product: MRLDDTFATLKANGRKAFIAYVAAGDPSFDLSLEVMHALAETGADVIELGLPFSDPLADGIVNQMAADRALKAGMTTKRTLDLIRAFRETDTQTPIVLFTYLNPIFTYGFAKFQQDAAAAGADGVLLLDLPPDEAELSGELAENKSLSHIRLIAPSTPPERVKMLAAQAEGFIYALSRSGVTGGHSAPAETIPAQVAAIKAHTEVPVCVGFGISNPEQAAMVAKSADGIIVGSAIVKQVELNQQKPAEAVRAFTKPLIDAIR
- a CDS encoding diaminopimelate epimerase codes for the protein MLLHFYKMNGAGNDFIVIDNRDLTISLDEDTIAALCDRHRGIGADGLLAVEPAEKGADYKFRYYNADGGEAEMCGNGARCFGFFTAHLSEQEELPSSVSFETIAGTLTAEIVGDDVRIAMSEPKDLAIKTGASIENFHDDIHFINTGVPHAVAFVDDLENTDVFNHGRAIREHRHFAPAGTNANFAKVLAPDHIAIRTYERGVEDETLACGTGMVACALIHHLLTGAESPVKVDVEGGDTLSIGFRKTGDTTFCDVTLTGPADFVFEGEIEI